One window of Nymphaea colorata isolate Beijing-Zhang1983 chromosome 1, ASM883128v2, whole genome shotgun sequence genomic DNA carries:
- the LOC116245854 gene encoding xanthotoxin 5-hydroxylase CYP82C2-like, which translates to MESITTSMDSIKRVAEGLASLLALFFICKIWQKRKREGRCRLSEPNGSWPIVGHLDLLTGTTPLYRTIAALSEKHGPLFSLQLGQMHAIVVSSMDLAKECFTVNDRAFAGRPQLEGWKHLAYDRAMFSFSPYGPYFCELHKIVATEQLSSQQFELLKHIRVDEVGFLMRRLYGSCRNHEPVEMKQHLTCMALNIILRMIAGKWYFDLDGEGKEFSEALDEFANLVGMFTVSDAIPWLDVGGHLNAMKRVHLKMDEVASAWLAEHRRKESSSADEKRDLIDVVIKELDDGHLFENHQTDAIIKATGMVRYHLSFCCSYLSLNTKSSRLLKVSWTVFQRQIVAMYLQLRHRLMNYLVVLFSVNCIIWNTKVHLYEYTAKEESECVTQEGKTPDEYPQRQKPIGESQMVIKKTEVLVVTRTEATAITLEWALSLLLNNPHILKKAQDELDCHVGKDRQVDESDINNLPYLQAIVKESMRLYPATPLLLPHESMEPIQLGGFDVPVGSTFFVNAWKIHHDPTLWTDPEEFKPERFLSSGSEMTSFGGQGFAFLPFGSGRRICIGWWMAMQVLHLTLTRLLQSFEWFTPMNEPVDMTEGHGLALPKATPLRVLLRSPSPPLFVTCF; encoded by the exons ATGGAGTCCATCACCACATCTATGGATTCCATCAAGCGGGTAGCAGAGGGTTTAGCATCTCTGCTTGCCCTTTTCTTCATCTGTAAAATTTggcaaaagaggaaaagggaaggaagaTGCCGACTATCGGAACCCAATGGTTCTTGGCCAATAGTCGGACACCTCGACCTGCTGACTGGAACCACACCTCTCTATAGAACTATCGCTGCTCTTTCAGAGAAGCACGGGCCTCTCTTCAGTCTCCAACTGGGACAAATGCATGCCATTGTGGTGAGCAGCATGGACCTCGCCAAGGAGTGCTTCACTGTCAATGACCGAGCATTTGCCGGTCGGCCACAGCTAGAAGGTTGGAAACACCTTGCCTACGATCGTGCCATGTTCTCATTCAGCCCATACGGACCTTACTTTTGTGAACTCCACAAGATCGTCGCCACCGAGCAGCTGTCAAGCCAGCAATTTGAGCTGCTCAAGCACATCCGGGTAGACGAGGTGGGCTTCTTGATGCGGCGCCTGTACGGCAGTTGCAGAAACCATGAGCCGGTAGAGATGAAGCAGCATTTGACCTGCATGGCCTTGAACATCATCCTTAGGATGATCGCCGGAAAATGGTACTTTGATTTGGACGGTGAAGGAAAAGAGTTTAGTGAAGCTCTGGATGAGTTTGCCAATCTAGTTGGTATGTTCACCGTCTCTGACGCGATCCCGTGGCTAGATGTGGGTGGTCACCTCAATGCCATGAAAAGGGTTCACCTGAAGATGGATGAAGTTGCCTCGGCTTGGCTTGCAGAGCACCGCCGAAAGGAATCCAGTAGTGCCGACGAGAAGAGAGACTTGATTGACGTGGTCATTAAAGAATTAGATGACGGTCACTTGTTCGAAAATCATCAAACTGATGCCATTATTAAAGCCACCGGTATGGTACGTTACCACCTCTCCTTCTGTTGCTCCTATTTGTCCTTAAATACAAAAA GTAGTAGACTATTGAAGGTCTCATGGACAGTGTTCCAGAGACAAATAGTAGCCATGTATCTTCAACTTCGTCATAGGTTGATGAACTATCT AGTAGTTTTATTTTCTGTCAATTGCATCATTTGGAACACCAAAGTCCATCTATATGAATATACGGCAAAAGAGGAGTCTGAATGTGTAACCCAAGAGGGAAAGACCCCAGACGAGTACCCACAAAGGCAGAAGCCGATCGGGGAAAGTCAGATGGTCATAAAGAAAACTGAG GTTTTGGTAGTCACCCGGACGGAGGCCACAGCAATCACACTTGAgtgggctctctctcttttgctaaACAACCCACATATCTTAAAGAAGGCCCAAGATGAGTTGGACTGCCACGTGGGCAAAGACCGACAAGTGGACGAATCAGACATCAACAACTTGCCTTACTTGCAGGCCATAGTCAAAGAGTCAATGCGCCTATACCCAGCGACACCACTTTTGCTCCCACACGAGTCAATGGAACCCATTCAACTTGGTGGGTTCGATGTGCCGGTTGGCTCGACCTTTTTTGTTAACGCATGGAAGATTCATCACGACCCGACATTGTGGACAGACCCAGAAGAGTTCAAGCCAGAGAGGTTCTTGAGCAGCGGCAGTGAGATGACCAGCTTTGGTGGTCAAGGCTTTGCGTTCTTGCCATTTGGATCGGGAAGGAGGATCTGCATTGGCTGGTGGATGGCCATGCAAGTTCTTCACCTAACTTTGACACGCTTGCTGCAGAGCTTTGAATGGTTTACACCCATGAATGAGCCAGTTGACATGACCGAGGGACATGGCCTAGCCCTGCCCAAAGCAACTCCGCTTAGAGTGCTTTTGAGGTCTCCCTCCCCACCTCTATTTGTTACTTGTTTTTAG